The nucleotide window GGCAGAGAGAGGAAGTAAAAAGTATAAACTTACTATGCTCGATCCAGTGTCGTCCGAtcgaagattgcccgtctgtaacgtgctcgtagcacacaattcgggcgcgcaaagCAATTAAGCgatccagtctccagtttcacgcgtccgtatcgcttctgaaaacagacgcataaccctttccgcacccggcatgtaaatgagcgaattagctgtataatgctgtataatgctgtataatgaaggaattagctctTCCTCTCCGATACCATAaagcgcgctcagattatctcctttgtaacccactGTTTAGCCGCGGCCTTAACACGCTCGTTTAGCGCCtacctcaacgtggtgttagtgtggtgttcgaacagttaggtaccggactgcaccatggacgagctgtttttttttgctctgacGCTAATAATGATTCAGTGGAGAAGGAGACGAATGTATGCTCGACTGAGAAACCCAGGAAAcgctcggcagattggagaggtgaaCAGGGGGCTGCCGCAGCATGGAGAACCAGACCGACCCGAGAACCCAGCTGTAAGACCGGAGGTAGGTGATCTATTATTTTCTGTAAGAATGGCGCCCATGCCTTCTGGTGCCTCTATTGACGCCGGTCGATGGGCACCGGAGATGTGCGCCGGTTGATGGTCGCCGGTCCATATAGCCGCCAGTTATGGGCGCCGGTTATGGGCGCCGATAACGGGCGCCGGTAATGGGCGCCGGAGGGTGTGCGCCGGTGGTTGGGCAGCGGAGGATGTGCCGGTGGTTGGGCAGCGGAGGATGTGCGCCGGTCGATATCGCCGACTGCTTTCTCGTCCGCCTTAAGGCGGACGAGAAAGCAGTCGCCCGTAAAGTGCCGTTCACGGCGCCGGTTACGGGCGCCTTAGAGACCAGTGTCTATTTGCAGCTATTGAGCCAAGGGCTATAGTTGTttgtttattaatatatttatttatatatttaaagtcTTCTTATACAGCGGCACGTTATAgacatcagtttacaatgaatAGAAATGTTAATCGAGCtgtgaagaaggtacagagaagggcgaccaaaacgataaagggttttagcaatttcttttgttcttcaaGATAGAGACTGATTCAACCATCGGGAAAACAGACCCGAGtataacaaaatggcaccgggcCTATGCCCACAGCCACCCGTAAAAGACCGTTCACAGGCGCCTGTGCGGTAGTGCATAATTGTCACTGATCCATGGCCATGGTTTTTTCTGTGCTCTTTTTTGTGACACATATTTTTGTAAGCTATTGAGCCAATCCGGCTGTAGTTTTTCATACCATATGTACATTAGAGATATCTTTGGGAGGTTTTCCCgcactccccttcccccttccactACCCTTTCTGACGATAAATAGGGGGGATTCCTATTATATAGCGTCTCTAACGATTTTAGAAGATTAAAATACATCAGGCGACATTTAAAATCGCCAAATAAAGATTCACATAGCTAATGTAGGCACTGGCTTTACAATCAATGTAGAAATACCAAGCATATATCAAATGAAGTCAATGCTGTTAATCAACATATAACCCAGTGTAATCCATGtgctaaaagcatttatatgtgtCCATTGCTAATTTGAGTTGTCTTATATCATTGACGGTTTTATCATCTGTTGTATCCCCTGCAGGCAGAGCCGGCCCATCAACAGGCCATCCAGCGGCCACGTGTCATCCATACACGGGCGATGCTCTttggcatgtgtgagagagatgttgTCCGAACATACCGGCTGAGCTCACAGGCAATCTTGTCCCTGTATGAAGACTTGCGTGAGGACCTGGATCCCAAGACCAATCGATACCATGCTGTGCCCGGATTGAGTAAGCTTCTGTgtgccttaaatttttttggtaccggaagttttcaaaacccgGTGAGCAAAGTTGCAGGTATGACGCAGGCCTCTGTTTCACGGAATCTAGcccaggtgttgaaggccatgatgaagcggaAGAGGGACTATATATTCTTTCCTACGGATCCAGCAGAACTCCAACAGATCCGCAGTGGCTTCATGGGTATTGCCGGTATGCCCAACGTGTTAGGCGCTATCGACTGTACCCATATTGCGTTAAGACCCAGGGCAGAAGAAGAGAGTGGGTTCCGTAATCGCAAGCACTTTCATTCCATGAATGTGCAAGTGGTTTGCGACGCACGCCTTCGCATCCTAAATGTGGTAGCTAACTTTCCAGGGAGCtgccatgatgcctacattctcgcGCATTCCAATCTGGCTACTAATTTCATTGAAGGAAAGTACGGCGAAggctggctacttggtaagtgacaatTGCAACTTCCTGTGATTTGTCTGTCTCTCATGTGTAGTGTTCTGTTCTCCGGATCTGAAAGATGATAGCTATATAGTTATGAATATTATGTTTACCGTTTTTGCGCTGCAAGTTGTTTTCAATACATCCCATATTTTGCATCCCataggtgatggcggctatggTTGTAAGCCTTGGTTACTAACACCGCTCCAGTCACCACACACAAATGCTGAGAAACGGTACAATGAGGCTCATGCCAGCACCAGAAACGTCATTGAACGCACCTTTGGAGTGCTGAAGGTGCGTTTTCGATGTCTGGATCGCTCGGGGGGGGCCCTGCAATACAGTGCCGAAAAGGTTGTCAGCATAATtattgcctgctgcatgctacacaacatttgtctGAGATTCGGTATGCATGCAGAGGTTGACGAAGACTTGATACCCGATCCGCCACAGGAGCTGGCAGTTGATGCGGACAGCACAGCACGGGGTAATGAAGTCCGGCGGAGGATCATCGAAATTTATTTCTCATGTAAGTTTCATGtcatacattacatttcattactGCTGTCATATAACCATTCCTGTCTACTGTGGCCCACGACGATATTGTGGTTCAATAGTTCGTCATAGCTGTGGTATTCTCTAcatattaatagagatgtgaagtTGGCTTCAGACGACCGGAAGTGGGAGTACAGCCTGGAGCAGGAagataagggggtaattttacatGGTCCGGTTCAGATTGAGATCTCTAGAGATTGATCGTTTCTGTACATGTATGTACTATTTACTCTtgccttttcttctctttctgttcCAGAATTTGAAATTCATGTCTTTTAAGACATTAACGGAAGATGATCACACCGTAAAAGGATTGTAGGCGACATGAGTATTCTGTGGGGTGGCTCTAGAGATTTTGAACACACAGTTATaattgtgtctgaggatcactcaataaaaattttaTTATATAACAACTCTGAATTATTTATTTCCATTATTTGAATCTGGAAAATATGACCGTCCCATTAAAAACTGTACATGTATAACCTTTTGTGGTCCCCCTGCCCGTTTCTAGCCACTTCGTTATGTACAGTAGTGATTTATGCTTGAATAAATATCCCTTCCTGCGTTACATGACCCCCCCAAGGACAACGGttttaatataaacaaaagtacgcttactcaaattgaaaacaaaatataactttTATTAAACGTTTTAGGATTTGTTGCCGGCTGGAGGTTTCGGGGCAAGTGACTGGATTGCGCCAATCAGTGACGCCATGCACTGTTTAAAGTCAGCTCTGAGCAAACGCAGCTCCTGGAGGATTAGAGCATGATGACCATCCAGGCGCGAGCCGATTCCAGCCAGTAATTGATCAGTCACGGTCTCTATGCCAAATACTGGTGCAATTTCCGTGTCAGGAAACACTGGTTCAGATTCCTCAATCACTGTAGCTTCATCGCTTTGCTGTGATGGGTCGGGTTCTTGAAATGCCAGGGGGGTGTTCAAATACTGTAGGTCCAGTACAACATCCTCCGCTCCGATCACAGGGACATCGTACTGATCCTGTGTATCCATGTCCCCTGATGACATCGCTTGGCTGGGGGGGTCTGCGCTAGGCTGCGGAAACAATGATTCCTGGTGTTCGGATTCTCCGCTGTCACCGTCACCATCACCGTCATCCATTGTTTCTGTGGGCAAAGAGAGAGGTCAACGTCATTACATAACTGTGGAAAGTTAATCATAATTTATTACAGTACCGATTTCTATTTTGTCATAAAAAGAGAATTCTTATGGCTATCAGACAATATTGTGACAAGTACAGTGACGGTAGGGCAATCAATGATGCACATTTCTATTACAGTAGTAAATTGTAAGAAAGGAGCGATCACACATCGGCTGACCACTGAGCTACCATACAGCTCACATCTGAATTTAGCTAAATACATAcctgcacaaggtgcacatggtTCCGTTTCACCGCCATACTCCGTCTGCACGCCCACCACTACCTCCGCAGCCATGGTTctgagaaccatctcctccacagGTGTCAGCACGATGCTGCACGGTGGCCCTCCACCAGTCCTCTTTGCGTGGGCATTGATTTTAGCGGCCTTCTCTTTAACCTCTTTTCTGGTGTCACGCCACCGGTGCTGCACCTGCTTAATATCTCTTGGCATAACCGAAAGTGAGCTTACATCCTGTGCAATCTTCTCCCAAATCTTCTTTCGGCTGCACCACGAAAGCTTGGACTTAAAGAGAAGGCGATGTTTTTCACATACAGCACGGCACAAGAGTTCTTTTTCATCATCCGTAAAGCGCGCATTACGGGTTCTCTTTTGGGATGGCTGGGAGGCGCTTGAGTCCTCCTCTGGCTGCTGGTCCGTGGCATGGTCCTCTACCTGAGCCCGAACTCGCTTTCCCGGCATAGTTAAACCTGGACGGTAACAAAGAAAACGCGATTAATGAACATCATGGAGGAGATGAAATCGGTAATATATACTGTAAAATTATTTAGGCCCCTGTATAGCCTTGTTTAAGAGCCTTTCCATTAACTGTGTTCAGCTGTTGTGAACATTAGTGA belongs to Rhinatrema bivittatum chromosome 7, aRhiBiv1.1, whole genome shotgun sequence and includes:
- the LOC115096224 gene encoding myb-related transcription factor, partner of profilin-like, coding for MPGKRVRAQVEDHATDQQPEEDSSASQPSQKRTRNARFTDDEKELLCRAVCEKHRLLFKSKLSWCSRKKIWEKIAQDVSSLSVMPRDIKQVQHRWRDTRKEVKEKAAKINAHAKRTGGGPPCSIVLTPVEEMVLRTMAAEVVVGVQTEYGGETEPCAPCAETMDDGDGDGDSGESEHQESLFPQPSADPPSQAMSSGDMDTQDQYDVPVIGAEDVVLDLQYLNTPLAFQEPDPSQQSDEATVIEESEPVFPDTEIAPVFGIETVTDQLLAGIGSRLDGHHALILQELRLLRADFKQCMASLIGAIQSLAPKPPAGNKS